Within the Musa acuminata AAA Group cultivar baxijiao chromosome BXJ2-9, Cavendish_Baxijiao_AAA, whole genome shotgun sequence genome, the region ACAAGGCAGGTACGTTGCTAGGTGAGTCCAACGACCTGAACATGAAGGATGTAAATGCTCTTCGTTCCTTAATTCTCAGCTGAGCTATTCTTTTGATAGTTTTTAGTGGATCCCACCGCATATATGATTTTTACAAGAggagtttttttgtttttaatgttttgaCCCAAATATttccaataaaattattttaaaaatgattATTACAGTTTCATTAGGTTTGATTcgatttaattatttaatttgatttaattgaaccatatattattatttgatttttttcaaaTTATCCATCACTTTCACTTGTCGCCTTCGCCTCCACTTCATCGTTTTCTCCCTTTTCATACTTCGCTTTCCACTTATCTCGTCTCCCTcccttttggcttccttctcttCTCACTCAACTTTCGTCGCCATCGTATTCTCTCACTCATCGCCTCCTCTCATTCTCCCtcactctcttctccttttccttctatttctcctcctcctcatatTTTACTAAAAAAATCGTTATGTTCTATACTTAATTAcacatgtttaaaaaatatatatttatataagcaaatttatcataaaatcaaaATTAATCTACATATAAAAACTCAAGTTATTGttcacaaaaaaatattaatttctatACAAAATTATTCTAAATTATCCAAAAGAAGCTATTACATGTGAGCTAAACTCGGGTTATACTTGAGTTACACTCGTTCAGAGACAtgttaataaatatattaatttctataaaattaatcttaaattCATTATAAAACTAATCACAAAACCTTAATTCctattttatatttcatatattgTTTTAATTACACTCAATATTGAAATAAGTTAAAGTTGATTACCTAACTCATTTTAAAACTAATATTTTTATCGTAGATATGTTTAAGataattattatcaaaatttaagaaTTATACTAGAATAATAATTCTAaccaaattattttattttttattttatgatgaatttagaataagtttatataaaaattaatatattcttAATAGATCTCTAATATAACTCAAGGGTATTTTGATTATAACCTGAGTATAACTTGAATGTAAAGAATCTGGATCGACTTGATTCGAAGGGATCTGACCTGAATTATCCTAACTCAAACTAAGACATTTTAACTTAACTCAATCGCCCTGCAAATTGATCGAGCTTAAAACAACCAAAATTCAAGGGCATTAATtgtgattttttaaaaaataaacctcttataaaaatcaaaatttgaGCCTCATTCttataattcataatttttttaaataataaattatattttactattcataactcatctagattttttttttttttttcatatcttttgGGTTAATGCAAGATATGAAAGTAGTTAAGAGAAGGAAAAGcaggagaaaaagaagaaaagaaaaaaaaaaggttataggTAAAGTGGGAAaagattttattataattaagtTATAGACTGAAGATAGATATGTTTGGAATAAATTAGAAATATTTAAACATCTTAATATGAGgttgtaaataacaaaaaaaaaagaaagaggattGTAAATAATCTCTTTTCAGTGGTTGCTATTAGTTGCCCATACTATAATAGCTTTCTTCTATGGCTGCCATCTTGAATATGCAGTATGATGTTTTATATTAAACTCAATATATATTaatctatttttattattaattgaagttaaattatttcaaaataataatttaatttgatCAAATATCAATATCTCCAAACCAAGGAAATAGGTAGTTAATGCTATTGGGATAGTAATAATGTGTGGTGCTTATAGGAAGTTGTTATTTATTTACATTTTTGTGATTGTTATTAACTCGCTAATTAGTACATTTACCTTCAATACTAATTAGTGATAACTACCCAACAATCACAAGTTTAACATCACTCCTCTCCCCACTTGTCCTATACTTATTTACCCTTCAATATCTTTCTTTGTTTGACATAAAATCCAAATACTAGACTTAATGTCTATCTTTGGTTACATAAATCTTTTATCGTCTTTCAAATTTAACATATTAGActtaaaaaaaagattaattttttattttaaatattgttttcactctatttttatttttttcccatgTTTAAAAAATAACAAAGGTATATTAAATGAACACTATTGAATCAAACAAAAAATTAAGCAagttcaaaataaataataacaagtaaattaaataatattaacatataaataaaattaatattaaaagtatatatttaaaaatattataaaaataaataacattatGGCAAAAGAATGACACAATTGCAACTTTATATTTTCagcttaaattaataaaaaataaaaaaaataatatttaagagtTGAATTAATCGGGATTAGATATTCTAattactaaaaaaagaaaaattaatcaATCAGGGCTTCATTCAATGTTaaaactataatattttttattataataaacctAAGTTATTTGAGGTTTTGttcaaaaatagtgtaactcACATCCCatgctcttaaaaaattttgtaagTCATTTATAAGGTTTTTCTAAacatttaaaaattatgaaaaagatGTGATATAAGTTATACTATTTTTTAATAGGGTTGCAATGTTTTTAAATAGGGCAAGAAAAatgtaatataaattttaaaatagtgTAAGTAAGGTCATCCAAAAATACCAAAAATATTATGAAACTCTAAAAATATCCATTACAACACCATCAAAAAGCAATTTAGATTAATTAAACTCTCAaaagtttggatttttttttttgggttaatTTAAGCTAAAATTAAAAGGTTGTAATTATACCATTCTTTTGTCATATttttatagtatatatatatttgtaacttttatattttcacttttactaatatatattatttaatttatttattattctttATTTTGGACCGATTCAATCTTAGGTTTGATCGATATATTAGATTTATTCAATATAATGAGTTTGAAAAAGAAGTTGTTGATGCCGTACTTttgttattttttgaaattaaaaaaaataaaaatgaacgatatctgaaaaaaaaaaatagagattttttagaaaattaacccaaaaagaaaagatattaattttaaattaaaaatgtaaatatatttatgaatcatattttttccttgattataatttttattacttAATTTAAATTCTTTATTAGCTTTTATTAATAAAGATAATGGCTTCGTTTTGATCTCAGGCGAATGGCATCCCTCGAGCTGCTCCTCCGCTAACGCCACGTGTCGCTAGGTGATCGCACCCGGGGCTGCGGCGGGAGGTGATCGGATCCCTCGGCCGTGACTTTTCTCGTccgatttatttgtttatttatttatttatttatcttctaTATTTTCGGTAACTATATTTTCCCCCTCGTCCCCTTTCTcgttcctccctccctccctccccggCCTCGGATCGCGAATCCCCGGCGAGCGACCGACCGCCGGGAAATTTGGACTCCAGCGGAGGAGCTCCCATGGCGTCGTCGTCGGTACCGGCGCACGTGCTGCGTGACGGCTGGGATtggtgggaggaggtgaacaactCGACCCTGTGGCAGGACCGCATCTTCCACGCCCTCGCCGCCCTCTTCGGACTAGTTTCCGCCGTCGCTCTCGTAATCCTCCTTTGATTATGCAAACTTATGACTCGATTTGGCCTTTTCCTCTCCGATGATCGATCATTTTCGTGTGTTAAGGAAGCAGTTTGTGTATGATAGGGTGTCTATCGGTCAAGGAATTGGTACCTTTCGCTAACGATTTGTGGGGTTAGGCTTTGGTGGAACCGCAAATTTGAGCAAATTATAGAAATATATGAAAAGATAAAGCAAGTTTAGGTGCTTTTACTGCTTTGAACTGTATGCCATACGTGATGGTTGCAATGATGATGAAACGACATGCTATGATTCTTTCGTGTAGGGTTTACTAGAAAATTTtaacaaattataaaaaaatacactctttaatttttttatggcACATTGGTGACAAAATGCTTCTTGCTTTCTAATTATTCTTATTCTGCTTGGTTACTGAAATAATCTAGTCTGCAGATACAACTGTTTAGAATCGAGTGCAGAGTACCAGAGTTTGGTTGGACAACGCAGAAGGTCTTTCACTTCCTGAATTTCCTGGTCAATGGTGGTAAGAATCTAGCTTTACTGATGTGCTTCACTCTAATACACTTGACGAGGAGGTATTTTATTGCATCTGATTTCGCTATGGTTCTTGCCTTTGCAGTTAGATCGCTTATCTTTGTATTTCGACGGCATATCCAAAAAATAAAGCCCGAGGTTTGTTACACATAATTTTGAATGCCATAGAACCTCTTGTGATCGTACTGAACTGTTATTATCTTGCCGTACAGATCATTCAACATGTTCTTTTGGATTTTCCTGGTCTCGCATTCTTCACTACTTATGCACTCTTGGTACTATTTTGGGCTGAAATATATTACCAGGTATGTCAtcaattttttctttcctttattcaacgaaatatttttctttttatattaatGTTTAGTCAGCTAACTTTAACTGAAATGGATTCTCATGCAGGCACGATCAATATCTATTGATGGCCTTAGACCATGCTTCTATACAATTAATGCAGTGGTTTATGCCATTCAGGTAATGACATAGTTAATTGTGTATGTGGTAGACAGCATAAATCAGGGTCGGGCCTCATTTATGTAATTGCAGATCGATATCTATTGATTGTATAAATACTTACTGAAACAAACATTCCTTAGTAATCAAAGGTTGAGATAGATTTATAGCCAAGGCATCTGATGGCATGGATGGTATTACCTGCTTAAAAGAAAAGGCTCTAGAAAATTTAATTTACTTTTAAAGCATCATGACTTACTGTAActtcttatttataatttctcaGAAATATGCTTTTCTTTATGAAGAGTTGATGTTCTGAATTTGATGCCTTTATTAATTAGGATCCTTGGTCTCAAACATCACTTCTTTACTGTTTGATGGGAATTAGAACACTTCTCATTTGTTTTCTACTAGAttcaattcataatggccatgtaGAAGCTACTGAAAACtgccttttttttattataatatgagATGGTGAGAAAACAGTTTATAAAATAAAGACAAAGAGAGTTCTATTAAATAAAGTAGTGCCACTAGCTGAGTAAACTAGGGAAATCTCAAACAAATTTTTAGGTTACGAAGAGAATCTAAGTTGAATAATTGATGCCAAGAACAGAGAATATATGATAAGGGTAGGGTTAAGGATAAGACTTAGATAGAAGTCCATCATAGTTTGAGAGATTCTATGATAAGTTGAGGAATTAGAAAAATAATCAGGATAGGTTACAACTAGTCATGTGGAAGTTATGAATGTAATGCAAAATGTTGGTTTTTAAAAGTGATGGTAGTGAAGCTATAATTGAAGGCTGTAGCATGGATGGAGTTATTCAGACATTTGATTGCGGCATATATGTGAGTGCAAATGGGAGTATCACCGGAGAATTATCGATGAGTATTTTGTTGGTTGTGGAGCATAAATCTAttgataatttaacaaaattcttCAACTGTCAGGTGGCCTAATGTTAATCCTCTAAAGCTGATCCAATATTCAAAGATGAAGAAAAGTTACTCAAGTGAGAGTTCTGCACAGACCTTAAAAGCTTAGTTGATATAGGATTCAGCGTTATCTATTTTAGCAAACTTCTGAAATTTTCCTAATTTAGAACTGAGAACAGATTACAAGAAAGGAAAGTCTTAAGGTTTGCTTTAGGGACAATTCTTCTTGACACTGACAAGACAATGGAAAAACTATGACCAATGGAGGCATAACATGTTATTGAAATGTGTTCTTTACCAAACTATAATTTGGTCCTACTTGACTCTTTTGCATGTCTGGATAATTGGACTGGATATCATGGACTATTGTGAATTAGGACATCCTATTACAAAGTAAGTTGTGGagatattatataaaataatcattttcaTCTAATAATCTTCCCCTGTTGTCTGTTCTTTTTTTATATTCATTTACAGTTATATTATACATTAGGTCCAAGAGAACACTATAATTTTTGGTCCTAGCTTATTGGAAAAGATTTGTTCCTTTGTATCTCTATGAGAGTTTATGGTATTCTTTTCTGTACTGGCATGATGTTCACTCAGTTATTTGATCCACCTAGTCCTATCCTGTTACAACATGCTAAATGCGCCATGGGACTTAAGCTTTTAGTGTTGGAACAGAAGTCATTGTCATATAGGCTAGATGTCTTTCATTAGAATTGAAAGGAGGCGTTGCATGTATACCTGCAAAACCTAGTAATACTAGGATGTCAACCCCTGTAGAACTTGAATCTACAATTGACGGCGTTAGAATATGCATGCACATCTTCTGTCATGCATCACTACCCAGAAGTTGCAAGTATCTAGGCCAATGACCCTAGTTGTAGGCAATGGTCATGTCTAGCATGCATGTCTCATTTCTGAAGCATATTGAAGAATCTGGTCTTTTCCAAGGCATTGTCT harbors:
- the LOC103998798 gene encoding tobamovirus multiplication protein 3, whose amino-acid sequence is MASSSVPAHVLRDGWDWWEEVNNSTLWQDRIFHALAALFGLVSAVALIQLFRIECRVPEFGWTTQKVFHFLNFLVNGVRSLIFVFRRHIQKIKPEIIQHVLLDFPGLAFFTTYALLVLFWAEIYYQARSISIDGLRPCFYTINAVVYAIQFVLWFLLWWEPIQAMIILSKIFFAGVSLFAALGFLLYGGRLFLMLKRFPVESKGRRKKLQEVGYVTTICFLCFLLRCIMMCFNAFDKAADLDVLNHPILNFLFYLLVEILPSSLVLFILRKLPPKRRITQYHPIH